Proteins encoded within one genomic window of Drosophila willistoni isolate 14030-0811.24 chromosome XL unlocalized genomic scaffold, UCI_dwil_1.1 Seg141, whole genome shotgun sequence:
- the LOC6641413 gene encoding protein sevenless isoform X2 yields the protein MASSGVGWRVPCGLSQSTDNCRCGLVTQGSTPFCPGYEWRVANTLDQAPSMQLSTLIVLPNSSWIPHKLSLDTLKLRLYVAVELPKQEYAILSSTTKGSMVEMLVQNLHQPVEQLEVDALNGWLFWTDAQGLWRLDLASKERLQLYQTSNRLGRFILDIPHWFIHLLLPDEEQLLSLSYDGNWRRPIQLSPGHWQTFTLLAKSLLMADDTQLHLMDLPSGEKISKWSLTETNDCWALVPLMPERERIALDTGIPRQLVALLGSQAAHISWKKPARNPYQSRAAANNLSYELEVLDVASQSAYNIRNIRSPSFGLERLQPDNLYQLRVRAINSVGKVGEWTPPYAARTWPLGPHRFRWATQSGELYETNELGQNLNKMENVKLESLPGSLAMVNTSSGYYVSGDGVMRCINLIQPQMKCVVDVAIPHVGAVAYDWRGGRVYWTDLGRNCVIRLDPWTGVRELLPIFGATDLALDPQQGHLYYTTAMHLKRRGLSPQPGKNEEVEYYHLNGLEGSIDSFTLDLKQHYVYWVVKGSGAMRIYRSPLVVGSGQPEEVQLLLTSEPQMEAMPKSLQLLQPLGALLWVERSGRGASTMRLPVVAVGQDPMPLIAQGLEQELVSAVQLLDANSPSSIPDSGVIPLAVPPDSLRIDDGHWDDFHLRWQPAGSGGNHTVSYRLLLEYGHRLQTHDLSTPFARILQLPQPQLNLKVCLTPHTSWRAGPTTCVELTTPAAAPTQPRRLRVFVERRAKPLQTTNISALLRWDAPEQAPIQALEYHISCWQGSELHSELLLNQSALEARVEQLQAEVTYRFQVEAHVAATGAAAGAASHGLHVAPEVQAVPRLLYVNSEFIGELDLDTRTRRQIVYTSSPVEHLAVMEGEQRLLWVNEHVELLTHVPGSSPAKLARMRAEVLALTVDWVQRMVYWAELDAVTPQAAVIYRLNLCLFEGRILQGERMWSTPRGYLLKDLVALPHSQTLVWLEHELDSRNATLQGRSLVNGSHISFEISSRAPLMRLFEGSLEPGAETLNLVDHLGKLCVYDVARQLCTVTALRTQMNYLNDDVRQLAQDAGYLYALRNGSIRAYGRRRQQLEYLIELEKEEVRLLHAHNYQAYPEKRCLLLPPMASLEKAHCQETQCLVKLPALYAASECQLPVPGLRYTLQSRDGGQWEGNAGDTINITDLHPYTKYQLRISLWSYYQKRSGGNGSESLQLPILEMQTAPDTPTAPRNFTARVLSPNEVEIHWLEPQQMRSEGVYYMLYWQLEEQDHPDRGERRIESSGTHRLTGLQPGSSYQLWVQAHATPAKFNMTSRLHVKTFEGLADLQLIELGAYGLTLTWEGTTDPLSSLFLECESIAGKLQVDVIENYSRIVIENLEPKTRYDCHLALSYVLSSPGPVVVYHSAGHVYETLSDAPSAPGKPQFEHIAGEIFRLSWSRSRDNGSPIQLYNLEALQARRSLSNRRRRRDVSLSILPWAEEPMVMEDQWLDYCNTTELSCIVRELHTNRLLLFRVRARNEEHGWGPYSEDSERIAEPFVSPEKRGSLVLAIIAPAAIVSSCVLALVLVRKVQKRRLRAKKLLQQSRPSIWSNLSTLQNQQQLLAARNRAFSITLSDADIALLPQISWSQLKLLRFLGSGAFGEVYEGELQLEHEKEPQRVAIKSLRKGDSEFAELLQEAQLMSNFKHENIVCLIGICFDSDSISLIMEHMEAGDLLSYLRAARSNSQQPQPDLILSDLITMCIDVANGCTYLEDMHFVHRDLACRNCLVTETQTDDAGHSRRMVKIGDFGLARDIYKSDYYRKEGEGLLPVRWMSPESLVDGVFTTQSDVWAFGVLCWEILTLGQQPYAARNNFEVLAHVKDGGRLQQPESTPDKLYGLLLQCWRTDPWERPSFKRCFNSLHAISTDLRRSQMPTKSADSTTCISSSSASGQGNGSSIKPETKVHFDKETEQMSLEPISETKLYANEGISRL from the exons ATGGCAAGTTCTGGAGTTGGCTGGAGAGTCCCGTGTGGTCTATCGCAGTCAACAGACAATTGTCGATGTGGCCTGGTCACACAAGGATCAACGCCTTTTTGTCCTGGATACGAATGGAGAGTTGCGAAC ACGCTTGATCAGGCACCGAGCATGCAGCTCTCAACGTTGATTGTGTTGCCGAATTCCTCCTGGATTCCTCATAAGCTTAGCCTGGACACGCTTAAGCTTCGCCTCTATGTGGCCGTGGAGCTACCGAAGCAGGAATACGCTATACTTAGTAGCACAACGAAGGGTTCCATGGTTGAGATGTTGGTGCAGAATCTACATCAACCCGTTGAGCAACTGGAAGTGGATGCTCTTAATGGCTGGCTTTTCTGGACAGATGCTCAGGGCTTGTGGCGTTTGGATCTTGCTAGCAAGGAGCGTCTACAGCTTTATCAAACCTCCAATCGGCTTGGTCGGTTTATCCTGGATATACCACATTGGTTCATTCACTTGCTGTTGCCGGATGAAGAGCAACTTTTGTCACTTAGCTACGATGGAAATTGGCGAAGGCCGATACAACTTTCCCCTGGCCATTGGCAGACTTTCACTTTGCTAGCAAAGTCCTTACTAATGGCCGACGACACTCAATTGCATTTAATGGATTTGCCAAGTGGGGAGAAGATTTCCAAGTGGTCATTAACAGAAACGAACGATTGTTGGGCTCTGGTACCATTGATGCCGGAACGAGAGCGAATTGCCTTGGACACGGGGATACCGCGACAGCTGGTCGCATTGCTGGGCTCCCAGGCAGCTCATATCTCATGGAAGAAGCCTGCCAGAAATCCGTATCAGTCGCGGGCAGCGGCTAACAATCTCAGCTATGAACTAGAAGTTTTGGACGTCGCCAGTCAAAGTGCCTACAATATACGAAACATTCGTAGTCCCAGCTTTGGCCTGGAGCGTCTGCAACCCGATAATCTCTATCAGCTAAGAGTGCGGGCCATCAATTCGGTGGGAAAGGTAGGCGAATGGACACCTCCATACGCGGCACGTACATGGCCATTGGGCCCACATCGCTTCCGATGGGCCACCCAATCGGGTGAGCTGTATGAAACCAATGAATTGGGTCAAAACCTCAACAAAATGGAGAATGTGAAGCTAGAGTCTCTACCTGGATCTCTTGCCATGGTCAATACCAGCTCTGGTTACTATGTGAGTGGCGATGGGGTAATGCGTTGCATCAACTTGATCCAACCACAAATGAAATGCGTCGTTGATGTTGCAATTCCTCATGTGGGGGCTGTGGCCTATGATTGGCGAGGCGGACGCGTCTACTGGACGGATTTGGGGCGCAATTGTGTTATCCGTCTGGATCCCTGGACAGGGGTACGCGAACTATTGCCCATTTTTGGAGCCACAGATCTGGCTCTGGACCCGCAACAGGGTCACCTGTATTACACCACTGCCATGCATCTGAAACGTCGTGGCCTTAGCCCACAGCCTGGTAAAAATGAAGAGGTGGAATACTATCATCTAAATGGCCTGGAGGGTAGCATCGATTCATTTACCTTGGATCTGAAGCAACATTACGTTTATTGGGTGGTCAAGGGATCCGGAGCCATGCGAATCTATCGCTCTCCCTTGGTCGTGGGCAGTGGCCAGCCGGAAGAAGTTCAACTGCTACTCACTTCGGAGCCCCAGATGGAGGCTATGCCAAAATCTTTGCAACTACTTCAACCGCTGGGAGCTCTTCTTTGGGTGGAACGAAGTGGACGTGGAGCGAGCACAATGCGTTTgcctgttgttgctgttggtcaGGATCCAATGCCGTTGATAGCACAGGGCTTGGAACAGGAACTGGTCAGTGCAGTGCAATTGTTAGATGCGAATTCCCCGTCTTCCATTCCAGATTCGGGGGTTATTCCCTTGGCTGTACCTCCAGACAGTTTGCGCATCGATGATGGCCACTGGGATGACTTTCATCTTCGCTGGCAACCAGCTGGAAGTGGTGGCAATCACACTGTCTCCTATCGCTTGCTTCTCGAATATGGACATCGCCTGCAAACCCATGACCTCTCGACGCCATTCGCTCGCATTCTGCAGCTACCGCAGCCCCAGCTCAATCTCAAAGTCTGCCTAACTCCACATACGTCCTGGCGAGCCGGTCCCACCACTTGTGTGGAGTTGACCACGCCGGCTGCTGCCCCTACCCAGCCACGTCGGCTGCGGGTCTTTGTGGAGCGGCGAGCCAAACCACTGCAGACAACCAATATCAGTGCGCTGCTGCGTTGGGATGCGCCCGAACAGGCACCGATCCAGGCTCTCGAATACCACATCAGTTGTTGGCAAGGTTCCGAACTTCATTCGGAGCTGCTGCTCAACCAGAGCGCTCTGGAGGCACGTGTTGAGCAACTGCAGGCGGAGGTAACCTATCGTTTTCAGGTGGAAGCCCATGTGGCTGCCACTGGAGCGGCAGCCGGAGCCGCCAGCCATGGTCTTCACGTGGCACCCGAGGTGCAGGCAGTGCCGCGTCTCTTGTATGTGAACTCTGAGTTTATTGGCGAATTGGATCTGGATACGCGTACCCGCCGACAGATTGTCTACACATCCAGCCCCGTGGAACATCTCGCTGTGATGGAAGGCGAACAGCGTCTGCTCTGGGTTAATGAGCATGTGGAGCTGCTTACTCATGTGCCGGGTTCATCGCCAGCCAAGCTGGCGCGCATGCGAGCCGAGGTTTTGGCCCTCACCGTGGATTGGGTGCAGCGCATGGTCTATTGGGCCGAACTGGATGCTGTTACCCCACAGGCTGCTGTCATCTATCGTCTAAATCTGTGCCTCTTCGAAGGACGTATACTGCAAGGCGAACGCATGTGGAGTACTCCTCGTGGCTATCTACTAAAGGATTTGGTGGCTCTGCCACATAGTCAGACTCTGGTTTGGCTTGAACATGAGCTCGACTCTCGCAATGCCACATTGCAGGGTCGTAGTCTAGTGAATGGATCTCATATATCCTTCGAGATCAGCTCGCGTGCTCCGTTGATGCGTCTCTTTGAGGGCAGCCTGGAACCGGGAGCCGAGACGCTAAACCTAGTCGACCATCTGGGTAAACTGTGTGTCTACGATGTGGCGCGGCAACTGTGCACAGTGACTGCCCTACGGACACAGATGAATTATCTAAACGATGACGTAAGACAATTGGCCCAAGATGCCGGCTATTTGTATGCCCTGCGCAATGGTAGCATTCGTGCTTATGGCAGACGGCGACAGCAATTGGAATATCTGATTGAGCTAGAGAAGGAGGAAGTGCGCTTATTGCATGCCCACAACTATCAGGCTTATCCGGAGAAGCGTTGTCTACTTCTGCCACCCATGGCTAGCCTGGAGAAAGCGCATTGTCAGGAAACACAATGTCTGGTTAAGCTACCCGCTCTCTATGCTGCTTCGGAGTGCCAACTGCCTGTTCCTGGTTTGCGATATACCCTACAATCCCGCGACGGTGGCCAGTGGGAAGGCAATGCCGGAGACACTATAAATATTACCGATCTACATCCTTACACCAAATATCAGTTGCGAATAAGTTTGTGGAGCTATTATCAGAAGCGTTCAGGAGGTAATGGATCTGAGTCGCTTCAATTGCCCATTCTAGAGATGCAAACGGCTCCTGATACACCGACGGCTCCGAGAAACTTTACTGCCCGTGTCTTGAGTCCCAATGAAGTTGAGATTCACTGGCTGGAACCCCAGCAAATGCGTAGCGAAGGTGTCTATTATATGCTCTACTGGCAGCTTGAAGAGCAAGATCATCCAGATCGAGGAGAACGACGCATAGAGTCTTCGGGTACTCATCGGCTAACGGGTCTGCAACCTGGCTCTAGTTATCAGTTATGGGTGCAGGCTCATGCAACGCCAGCTAAATTTAATATGACCTCACGGCTGCATGTGAAAACGTTTGAGGGTTTGGCCGATCTCCAGTTGATTGAGTTGGGTGCTTATGGATTAACCCTTACTTGGGAGGGCACCACAGATCCCTTGAGTTCTCTGTTCCTTGAATGCGAATCGATCGCGGGTAAATTGCAGGTCGATGTGATTGAAAACTATTCACGAATAgtaattgaaaatttggaGCCAAAGACGCGTTACGATTGCCATTTGGCCCTCAGCTATGTTTTGTCTAGTCCGGGACCAGTTGTGGTCTATCATTCGGCTGGCCATGTGTACGAGACTTTGAGCGATGCACCTAGTGCCCCCGGAAAGCCACAATTTGAGCATATTGCCGGCGAGATATTTCGTTTGAGCTGGAGTCGATCACGGGACAATGGATCACCAATTCAACTCTATAATCTGGAGGCCCTTCAGGCTCGTCGCAGTCTCTCGAATCGTCGTCGACGTCGCGATGTCTCACTATCCATTCTACCCTGGGCGGAGGAGCCCATGGTGATGGAAGATCAATGGCTAGACTATTGCAATACCACAGAACTGAGTTGCATTGTCAGAGAATTGCATACGAATCGCTTGCTCCTCTTTAGAGTTCGTGCACGCAACGAGGAACATGGCTGGGGTCCATACAGCGAGGATAGCGAGAGAATAGCCGAACCCTTCGTATCGCCCGAGAAGCGAGGATCTTTGGTCTTGGCCATTATAGCGCCCGCCGCCATTGTATCAAGTTGTGTGCTGGCTTTGGTTCTGGTTCGAAAAG TACAAAAGCGTCGCTTACGCGCCAAGAAGTTACTTCAGCAAAGTCGTCCCAGTATTTGGAGCAATCTGTCTACATTGCAGAACCAGCAACAGCTTCTGGCTGCCCGCAATCGTGCCTTCTCCATAACCCTAAGTGATGCGGATATTGCCCTCTTGCCACAAATTAGTTGGAGCCAATTGAAATTGCTACGTTTCCTGGGCAGTGGAGCCTTCGGTGAGGTCTATGAGGGTGAACTTCAGCTTGAGCACGAGAAGGAGCCGCAACGTGTTGCGATCAAGAGTCTCCGCAAGGGAGACTCTGAGTTTGCCGAACTGCTGCAGGAGGCTCAATTGATGAGCAACTTTAAGCACGAGAATATTGTTTGTCTGATTGGCATATGCTTTGACAGCGATTCCATATCTTTAATTATGGAGCATATGGAAGCGGGAGATCTATTAAGTTATTTACGAGCGGCTCGTAGCAATTCACAG CAGCCACAACCTGATTTGATACTATCCGATTTGATTACCATGTGCATTGATGTGGCCAATGGATGCACTTATCTGGAGGATATGCATTTTGTTCATCGCGATCTGGCGTGTCGCAACTGTTTGGTTACCGAAACCCAAACGGATGACGCCGGCCATTCTCGTCGCATGGTGAAAATTGGTGATTTTGGTCTCGCCCGCGACATCTACAAGAGCGACTACTATCGCAAGGAAGGCGAGGGCCTGTTGCCAGTGCGTTGGATGTCACCCGAGAGTCTAGTCGACGGTGTCTTCACCACACAGTCCGATGTATGGGCATTCGGTGTCCTATGCTGGGAAATTCTGACATTGGGACAACAGCCGTATGCAGCTAGAAATAATTTCGAAGTCCTGGCCCATGTCAAGGATGGTGGACGACTGCAGCAGCCAGAAAGCACACCCGATAAGCT CTATGGCTTACTTTTACAGTGTTGGCGCACTGATCCCTGGGAGCGACCGAGCTTCAAGCGTTGTTTCAATAGTCTACATGCCATTAGTACTGATTTGAGGCGTTCCCAAATGCCGACCAAGAGTGCGGATAGTACCACTTGCATCTCATCATCTTCCGCCAGCGGCCAAGGGAATGGGTCGTCCATTAAGCCAGAGACAAAGGTGCATTTTGATAAGGAGACGGAACAAATGTCCTTAGAACCCATCAGTGAAACCAAATTATATGCCAACGAGGGCATCTCGAGATTGTAA